In one Diceros bicornis minor isolate mBicDic1 chromosome 2, mDicBic1.mat.cur, whole genome shotgun sequence genomic region, the following are encoded:
- the C2H3orf62 gene encoding uncharacterized protein C3orf62 homolog isoform X2: MYYIIETRSLLGEMSEKLRRCRKELTAAIDRAFEGVSHSQECSGRPRLELDAAPSSFHLPVHGLLCRRHALATCSPAAPFAPVPCVSENESPAFAPNHAPMNAKTHALCPKRKPLTSKENVLMHSSILTPARVFWRAPGDGENWRKDGLRKDMEKDLKVDSNMPLSSSSQEVTKDLLDTIDHTSIRTIEELAGKLEFENELNRVCGHCEDSPFKEEAWALLLDESPQKPSDADPGRLKQAFDDHNIIETVLDMEEDYNLMTSFKYQIE; encoded by the exons ATGTATTACATAATAGAGACACGGTCGCTTTTAGGGGAAATGtctgaaaaattgagaagatGCAGAAAGGAGCTGACTGCAGCCATTGACCGGGCCTTTGAAGGAGTCAGTCATTCCCAGGAGTGCTCAGGCCGGCCGAGGCTGGAGCTGGACGCAGCGCCATCTTCCTTCCACCTCCCTGTGCACGGGCTTCTCTGCAGGAGGCACGCGCTTGCAACCTGTTCCCCTGCTGCTCCTTTTGCTCCTGTCCCGTGTGTCTCTGAGAATGAGAGCCCTGCCTTTGCACCAAACCATGCCCCAATGAATGCAAAGACACATGCTTTATGCCCCAAAAGAAAACCTCTGACCAGCAAGGAAAACGTATTGATGCATTCCTCCATTTTGACACCTGCGAGAGTGTTTTGGAGAGCGCCAGGAGATGGGGAGAACTGGAGAAAAGATGGTCTAAG GAAAGATATGGAGAAAGATTTGAAGGTTGACTCAAACATGCCACTCAGCAGTTCTAGCCAAGAGGTCACAAAGGATCTGCTTGATACGATCG aCCATACAAGCATCCGAACTATTGAAGAATTGGCTGGAAAACTAGAATTTGAAAACGAGTTGAACCGTGTGTGTGGTCACTGTGAAGATTCACCCTTCAAGGAGGAAGCCTGGGCTCTACTCTTGGACGAGAGCCCTCAGAAGCCCTCAGATGCTGACCCTGGCCGCCTCAAGCAGGCTTTTGATGATCACAATATCATTGAGACTGTTCTGGACATGGAAGAGGATTACAATTTAATGACCTCTTTTAAATACCAAATTGAGTAA
- the C2H3orf62 gene encoding uncharacterized protein C3orf62 homolog isoform X1: MYYIIETRSLLGEMSEKLRRCRKELTAAIDRAFEGVSHSQECSGRPRLELDAAPSSFHLPVHGLLCRRHALATCSPAAPFAPVPCVSENESPAFAPNHAPMNAKTHALCPKRKPLTSKENVLMHSSILTPARVFWRAPGDGENWRKDGLSCRKDMEKDLKVDSNMPLSSSSQEVTKDLLDTIDHTSIRTIEELAGKLEFENELNRVCGHCEDSPFKEEAWALLLDESPQKPSDADPGRLKQAFDDHNIIETVLDMEEDYNLMTSFKYQIE; this comes from the exons ATGTATTACATAATAGAGACACGGTCGCTTTTAGGGGAAATGtctgaaaaattgagaagatGCAGAAAGGAGCTGACTGCAGCCATTGACCGGGCCTTTGAAGGAGTCAGTCATTCCCAGGAGTGCTCAGGCCGGCCGAGGCTGGAGCTGGACGCAGCGCCATCTTCCTTCCACCTCCCTGTGCACGGGCTTCTCTGCAGGAGGCACGCGCTTGCAACCTGTTCCCCTGCTGCTCCTTTTGCTCCTGTCCCGTGTGTCTCTGAGAATGAGAGCCCTGCCTTTGCACCAAACCATGCCCCAATGAATGCAAAGACACATGCTTTATGCCCCAAAAGAAAACCTCTGACCAGCAAGGAAAACGTATTGATGCATTCCTCCATTTTGACACCTGCGAGAGTGTTTTGGAGAGCGCCAGGAGATGGGGAGAACTGGAGAAAAGATGGTCTAAG CTGCAGGAAAGATATGGAGAAAGATTTGAAGGTTGACTCAAACATGCCACTCAGCAGTTCTAGCCAAGAGGTCACAAAGGATCTGCTTGATACGATCG aCCATACAAGCATCCGAACTATTGAAGAATTGGCTGGAAAACTAGAATTTGAAAACGAGTTGAACCGTGTGTGTGGTCACTGTGAAGATTCACCCTTCAAGGAGGAAGCCTGGGCTCTACTCTTGGACGAGAGCCCTCAGAAGCCCTCAGATGCTGACCCTGGCCGCCTCAAGCAGGCTTTTGATGATCACAATATCATTGAGACTGTTCTGGACATGGAAGAGGATTACAATTTAATGACCTCTTTTAAATACCAAATTGAGTAA